A genome region from Nymphalis io chromosome Z, ilAglIoxx1.1, whole genome shotgun sequence includes the following:
- the LOC126780487 gene encoding nucleobindin-2 isoform X4, translating to MGHLMVTMRLCTHIFILIALLHCSYAPPVSPDKKDQDSDVIDDVAEYTEYHRYLQEVVQALESDADFRERLERADEDDVRSGRIAEQLDFVNHNVRSKLDEIKRRELERLRHLATKEFELTNELDVHSKVPTNEHLDHTNPHTFEIEDLRKLIQKTTADLEAADMKRKEEFKEYEMQKEFEKHQKIESMNEAEKKEYMEAAKKEEEAKKHHQPLHHPASKDQLLEVWNTADNMEPKDFDPKVFFMMHDVDGNGVWDANEVKALFIKELNKLYGPTGPNTDLHERAEEMERMREHFFKENDRNHDGLIDYNEFMMETQKPEFNRDEGWQPIDENQIYTQAEYEAYERKRLETLHYLQQRGLVDAQGRPIPGAEHQIHQAVKQHQQQQQQQAYQQSQYHGAQAQYHPQGQPMGQPQYAPVQSQGYQQPPAYQQYPGQQQGQPQGQVPQGQPQGQYQGQVPQGQYQGQVAQGQPQGQPQGQYQGQVPQGQPQGQYQGQVAQGQPQGQYQGQVAQGQPQGQYQGQVPQGQPQSQYQGQVPQGQPQGQNQGQYQAPAQGQPIQKNQQQQQNVPVPAAQVQQAHQPAQPPQAQNTPDVVSNHT from the exons atgggccacctgatg gtcACAATGAGACTGTGTACACATATCTTTATTCTCATTGCATTACTGCACTGTTCATATGCACCTCCTGTGTCACCAGACAAAAAAGATCAAGACAGTGATGTTATTGATGATGTT gCCGAGTACACGGAGTATCACAGATACCTGCAGGAAGTGGTACAGGCGTTAGAAAGCGATGCAGACTTTAGAGAGCGCCTCGAGAGAGCAGACGAAGATGATGTTCGC TCTGGTAGAATTGCGGAACAGTTAGACTTCGTCAATCACAACGTGAGAAGTAAGTTAGATGAGATCAAGCGTAGAGAGCTGGAAAGGCTCAGGCATCTTGCTACAAAG gaattTGAATTAACAAATGAACTCGATGTACATAGCAAGGTGCCGACAAACGAACATTTGGATCACACGAACCCTCATACATTTGAAATTGAGGATTTGAGAAAATTGATACAAAAAACCACAGCGGACTTGGAGGCCGCTGACATGAAGCGTAAGGAAGAATTTAAG GAGTACGAGATGCAAAAAGAGTTTGAGAAACATCAAAAGATAGAATCTATGAACGAGGCTGAAAAGAAGGAATATATGGAGGCTGCGAAAAAGGAGGAAGAAGCTAAGAAACATCATCAGCCG CTCCACCATCCCGCTTCAAAAGATCAGCTGTTAGAGGTATGGAATACGGCTGACAATATGGAACCGAAAGATTTCGACCCGAAAGTATTTTTCATGATGCACG ATGTCGACGGTAACGGTGTTTGGGACGCTAATGAAGTTAAAGCACTATTTATCAAGGAATTAAACAAGTTGTACGGTCCCACTGGTCCCAATACGGATTTACACGAACGCGCTGAGGAAATGGAACGAATGAGAGAACATTTCTTCAAGGAGAACGATCGCAATCACGACGGTTTGATAGATTACAACGAGTTCATGATGGAGACACAGAAACCTGAATTTAATCGGGATGAAG GTTGGCAACCAATAGACGAAAATCAGATTTATACTCAAGCAGAGTACGAAGCGTACGAACGGAAGAGACTTGAAACACTACACTATTTACAGCAACGTGGCTTG gtcGATGCTCAAGGTCGCCCGATACCTGGCGCTGAACATCAAATACATCAAGCAGTTAAACAACACCAACAGCAACAACAGCAACAAGCTTACCAACAATCTCAGTACCATGGTGCACAAGCCCAATATCATCCCCAAGGGCAGCCAATGGGACAACCTCAGTATGCCCCTGTGCAGTCACAAGGATATCAACAACCACCAGCTTACCAACAATATCCTGGACAACAACAAGGACAACCGCAAGGCCAAGTGCCTCAAGGACAACCGCAAGGACAGTACCAGGGACAAGTGCCTCAAGGTCAATATCAAGGACAAGTAGCTCAAGGACAGCCGCAAGGTCAACCACAAGGTCAGTATCAAGGACAAGTACCTCAAGGACAGCCGCAAGGTCAGTATCAAGGACAAGTAGCTCAAGGACAGCCGCAAGGCCAGTATCAAGGTCAAGTGGCTCAAGGACAGCCGCAAGGCCAGTATCAAG GACAAGTGCCACAAGGACAGCCTCAAAGCCAGTATCAAGGACAAGTACCACAAGGACAGCCGCAAGGCCAGAATCAAGGACAATATCAGGCACCAGCTCAGGGGCAGCCTATACAGAAAAATCAACAGCAACAACAGAATGTTCCAGTTCCAGCTGCACAAGTCCAACAAGCACACCAACCAGCACAGCCGCCACAAGCTCAAAATACTCCGGATGTGGTTTCAAACCACACTTGA
- the LOC126780487 gene encoding nucleobindin-2 isoform X1: MGHLMVTMRLCTHIFILIALLHCSYAPPVSPDKKDQDSDVIDDVAEYTEYHRYLQEVVQALESDADFRERLERADEDDVRSGRIAEQLDFVNHNVRSKLDEIKRRELERLRHLATKEFELTNELDVHSKVPTNEHLDHTNPHTFEIEDLRKLIQKTTADLEAADMKRKEEFKEYEMQKEFEKHQKIESMNEAEKKEYMEAAKKEEEAKKHHQPLHHPASKDQLLEVWNTADNMEPKDFDPKVFFMMHDVDGNGVWDANEVKALFIKELNKLYGPTGPNTDLHERAEEMERMREHFFKENDRNHDGLIDYNEFMMETQKPEFNRDEGWQPIDENQIYTQAEYEAYERKRLETLHYLQQRGLVDAQGRPIPGAEHQIHQAVKQHQQQQQQQAYQQSQYHGAQAQYHPQGQPMGQPQYAPVQSQGYQQPPAYQQYPGQQQGQPQGQVPQGQPQGQYQGQVPQGQYQGQVAQGQPQGQPQGQYQGQVPQGQPQGQYQGQVAQGQPQGQYQGQVAQGQPQGQYQGQVAQGQPQGQYQGQVPQGQPQSQYQGQVPQGQPQGQNQGQYQAPAQGQPIQKNQQQQQNVPVPAAQVQQAHQPAQPPQAQNTPDVVSNHT, from the exons atgggccacctgatg gtcACAATGAGACTGTGTACACATATCTTTATTCTCATTGCATTACTGCACTGTTCATATGCACCTCCTGTGTCACCAGACAAAAAAGATCAAGACAGTGATGTTATTGATGATGTT gCCGAGTACACGGAGTATCACAGATACCTGCAGGAAGTGGTACAGGCGTTAGAAAGCGATGCAGACTTTAGAGAGCGCCTCGAGAGAGCAGACGAAGATGATGTTCGC TCTGGTAGAATTGCGGAACAGTTAGACTTCGTCAATCACAACGTGAGAAGTAAGTTAGATGAGATCAAGCGTAGAGAGCTGGAAAGGCTCAGGCATCTTGCTACAAAG gaattTGAATTAACAAATGAACTCGATGTACATAGCAAGGTGCCGACAAACGAACATTTGGATCACACGAACCCTCATACATTTGAAATTGAGGATTTGAGAAAATTGATACAAAAAACCACAGCGGACTTGGAGGCCGCTGACATGAAGCGTAAGGAAGAATTTAAG GAGTACGAGATGCAAAAAGAGTTTGAGAAACATCAAAAGATAGAATCTATGAACGAGGCTGAAAAGAAGGAATATATGGAGGCTGCGAAAAAGGAGGAAGAAGCTAAGAAACATCATCAGCCG CTCCACCATCCCGCTTCAAAAGATCAGCTGTTAGAGGTATGGAATACGGCTGACAATATGGAACCGAAAGATTTCGACCCGAAAGTATTTTTCATGATGCACG ATGTCGACGGTAACGGTGTTTGGGACGCTAATGAAGTTAAAGCACTATTTATCAAGGAATTAAACAAGTTGTACGGTCCCACTGGTCCCAATACGGATTTACACGAACGCGCTGAGGAAATGGAACGAATGAGAGAACATTTCTTCAAGGAGAACGATCGCAATCACGACGGTTTGATAGATTACAACGAGTTCATGATGGAGACACAGAAACCTGAATTTAATCGGGATGAAG GTTGGCAACCAATAGACGAAAATCAGATTTATACTCAAGCAGAGTACGAAGCGTACGAACGGAAGAGACTTGAAACACTACACTATTTACAGCAACGTGGCTTG gtcGATGCTCAAGGTCGCCCGATACCTGGCGCTGAACATCAAATACATCAAGCAGTTAAACAACACCAACAGCAACAACAGCAACAAGCTTACCAACAATCTCAGTACCATGGTGCACAAGCCCAATATCATCCCCAAGGGCAGCCAATGGGACAACCTCAGTATGCCCCTGTGCAGTCACAAGGATATCAACAACCACCAGCTTACCAACAATATCCTGGACAACAACAAGGACAACCGCAAGGCCAAGTGCCTCAAGGACAACCGCAAGGACAGTACCAGGGACAAGTGCCTCAAGGTCAATATCAAGGACAAGTAGCTCAAGGACAGCCGCAAGGTCAACCACAAGGTCAGTATCAAGGACAAGTACCTCAAGGACAGCCGCAAGGTCAGTATCAAGGACAAGTAGCTCAAGGACAGCCGCAAGGCCAGTATCAAGGTCAAGTGGCTCAAGGACAGCCGCAAGGCCAGTATCAAGGTCAAGTGGCTCAAGGACAGCCGCAAGGCCAGTATCAAGGACAAGTGCCACAAGGACAGCCTCAAAGCCAGTATCAAGGACAAGTACCACAAGGACAGCCGCAAGGCCAGAATCAAGGACAATATCAGGCACCAGCTCAGGGGCAGCCTATACAGAAAAATCAACAGCAACAACAGAATGTTCCAGTTCCAGCTGCACAAGTCCAACAAGCACACCAACCAGCACAGCCGCCACAAGCTCAAAATACTCCGGATGTGGTTTCAAACCACACTTGA